A DNA window from Engystomops pustulosus chromosome 10, aEngPut4.maternal, whole genome shotgun sequence contains the following coding sequences:
- the LOC140104492 gene encoding germ cell nuclear acidic protein-like: MSKQKRKHCIVISSDSEDSGSEDQILVSKKRRTFIESNTLDDDETLHQSHPFTPSSPWSLEEEDGGSGPYQPPIADLNSPSLSIELVEESFGRPERPINYGLLTDLASPHSKYVNNFHENKEELTKLLYEFFNHTVFDDELPADMEVRWNKRMTSTAGVTRLLGDSGDPCAIIEISEKICDSAARLRDTLIHEMCHAACWVIDGDGNAGHGWRWLFFCQTAAQAHPDLPPISRYHDYEIHYPFMYECTGCQSRVGRWKASLDTQRFVCSRCKGDIILLDST; encoded by the exons ATGTCCAAGCAAAAGCGAAAACATTGCATTGTTATTTCTTCTGATTCAGAAGACAGCGGCAGCGAGGACCAG ATTCTGGTCAGTAAGAAGCGCCGAACATTTATTGAGTCCAACACATTGGACGATGATGAGACTCTACATCAG TCTCATCCATTTACTCCAAGTTCTCCATGGAGCCTTGAAGAGGAGGATGGTGGCTCTGGTCCCTACCAGCCACCCATAGCAG ATCTGAATTCTCCATCCTTGAGCATTGAGCTGGTGGAGGAAAG TTTTGGGAGACCGGAGCGTCCCATCAATTACGGTCTCCTGACAGATCTTGCTTCTCCTCATTCAAAATATGTGAACAACTTCCATGAGAACAAAGAGGAGCTGACAAAACTTCTTTATGAGTTTTTTAACCATACCGTCTTTGACGATGAG CTTCCTGCAGACATGGAAGTGAGATGGAACAAAAGGATGACGTCAACAGCCGGTGTCACCAGATTGCTAGGGGACAGCGGCGATCCTTGTGCCATCATAGAGATATCAGAGAAGATCTGTGATTCTGCAG CACGACTTCGGGACACATTGATCCATGAAATGTGTCATGCTGCCTGCTGGGTCATTGATGGAGATGGAAACGCTGGACACGGCTGGCGTTGGCTGTTCTTCTGCCAGACGGCTGCACAGGCTCACCCTGACCTCCCACCGATCTCCAGATACCACGACTATGAGATCCACTACCCGTTCATGTATGAGTGCACAGGGTGCCAGTCCAG GGTTGGACGCTGGAAAGCCTCTCTAGACACACAGAGGTTTGTGTGCAGCCGTTGTAAAGGAGACATCATCCTCCTAGACTCCACCTGA
- the LOC140104434 gene encoding germ cell nuclear acidic protein-like, translating into MSKQKRKHCIVISSDSEDSGSEDQILVSKKRRTFIESNTLDDDETLHQSHPFTPSSPWSLEEEDGGSGPYQPPIADLNSPSSSIELVEESFGRPERPINYGLLTDLASPHSKYVNNFHENKEDLTKLLYEFFNHTVFDDELPADMEVRWNKRMTSTAGVTRLLGDSGDPCAIIEISEKICDSAARLRDTLIHEMCHAACWVIDGDGNAGHGWRWLFFCQTAAQAHPDLPPISRYHDYEIHYPFMYECTGCQSRVGRWKASLDTQRFVCSRCKGDIILLDST; encoded by the exons ATGTCCAAGCAAAAGCGAAAACATTGCATTGTTATTTCTTCTGATTCAGAAGACAGCGGCAGCGAGGACCAG ATTCTGGTCAGTAAGAAGCGCCGCACATTTATTGAGTCCAACACATTGGACGATGATGAGACTCTACATCAG TCTCATCCATTTACTCCAAGTTCTCCATGGAGCCTTGAAGAGGAGGATGGTGGCTCTGGTCCCTACCAGCCACCCATAGcag ATCTGAATTCTCCATCCTCGAGCATTGAGCTGGTGGAGGAAAG TTTTGGGAGACCGGAGCGTCCCATCAATTACGGTCTCCTGACAGATCTTGCTTCTCCTCATTCAAAATATGTGAACAACTTCCATGAGAACAAAGAGGATCTGACAAAACTTCTTTACGAGTTTTTTAACCATACCGTCTTTGACGATGAG CTTCCTGCAGACATGGAAGTGAGATGGAACAAAAGGATGACGTCAACAGCCGGTGTCACCAGATTGCTAGGGGACAGCGGCGATCCTTGTGCCATCATAGAGATATCAGAGAAGATCTGTGATTCTGCAG CACGACTTCGGGACACGTTGATCCATGAAATGTGTCATGCTGCCTGCTGGGTCATTGATGGAGATGGAAACGCTGGACACGGCTGGCGTTGGCTGTTCTTCTGCCAGACGGCTGCACAGGCTCACCCTGACCTCCCACCGATCTCCAGATACCACGACTATGAGATCCACTACCCGTTCATGTATGAGTGCACAGGGTGCCAGTCCAG GGTTGGACGCTGGAAAGCCTCTCTAGACACACAGAGGTTTGTGTGCAGCCGTTGTAAAGGAGACATCATCCTCCTAGACTCCACCTGA